The Gemmatimonadales bacterium region CTGTAGAAGCGATAGCCGATCAGGTAGCTGCCAACCGCCGCGAGCACGAGCCACGCGGCGTTGACCGTTTCGCCGCGATGCAGCGCCAGCATTCCCCAGCCGGCGCTGCCGATGACAGCGATCAGAAACCAGACGAGTGCGGCCATGCCTCTCCTAGAATCTCGGTGCAGCGTACCGTTCGAGCCATTCGTCGCCGTTCTCCGCGCGAGCGAAATAGACCACGCCCTTGCCGAAGCCGACCAGCCGAACGCCCTGAGGAATCCTGACCCGGCCGACGAGTCCCTTCGCTTCGGAGACGACATCGTAGGTCTGCACCTGGTCTCCGCGCGCATGATCGCGCGGCACCCAGAGCATCCCCGTGCCATCGAACATTACCGTGTACTGCAGATTCTGCGGGACCGGCGGCTTGTACGCGGGAAAGGTCGCCAGCGGCTGCGCCGCCATCTTGTCGATCACCGCTTTCATGTCGATCGGACTCGGTGCGGTGGTCGTCGCTCCCGGGGTGCTTCCGGGTGCTCCGCCGGCCGGGGTCGGGGCGCTTCCGCCCGACACCGCGCGGGCGCCACCAAGGGCGGCGGCGGCTCCCGCGGCCACGCCGGAGGTGAACGTCATATTGCCACCGCCACCGCCGATCATGGTGATGGTCACCGGACCACCTCCGCCAACTCCGCCGGCCCCGAGCCCCGCGCTCCCCGGCCCGTTGAACGTCATCGCCTGACCGTTCCCCGCGGTCATCGCCCGCATCTGCGCCAGCGACGAATCCTTGATCGCCTGCTGCTCTTCCGCCGGAATCGGAATCTCCACGAACGGCAGCGGGCCGGTGCGGCCGGTCTCCTTCCCGTCGCGCGACCAGATCACCTGATAGGTGTCGGCGACGACGCGCGCGATGAGTCCGTCGTTTCGCACCGCGACCGCATCACGAAAGACGAAGGGCATGAACGGCCCCGGCGATTTCTGATCGGCGCGGCGCGTGCTGAAGGTGATCATCGGCTGATCGATCGACGCACCGCGCGGGAGGCGCGACACCCCCGCAATGCCGGTCATCGTCTTCGCCGCCGTGTCCCTGAGCTCGGGCGTAGTGAAATACAGAGCGCCCGAGCCATCGCCGCCAAGCAGCGTGCCGAGGTAGTGGCCGGGAACCGGTGGTGGCATCGGGACAAATCCGCCGATCGCGCCACTCGACGAGATGCGCATCACCTTCCGGCCTAGTGGATCAAGGAGCGCCAGTGAATCGGTGCCGAGCTTGACGATCGTGGACGCGCGCCGGTAGGCGGCCGAATCATCACCTTGGGTGCCGAGCAGGGTCACGTCGCCCTTGTTCAGGTCGACGATCCGGAAGACACCTTCCTTGGCGTCGCTCGTCACGACCCGGCCGTCGGCGAGCTCCTGGATCGAAATGATCCGGCCGAGGGTGTATTTGGAGCGCGCATTCCGCTTGCCGAGATCAACGGCGTTGGGGCCCTGCGCAGAGATGGATGATGCGGCGGTCACGAGGGCGGCCGCGGCCAGCGCGGTCACGAGACGGGATACTGGCATGCGAACCTCAGGACGATGGGCGGACTGGAGGTGGACGCCGGTAACGATTCCCCGGATGGCGCCGGGGTTGCACCACGAAGCTACTCCCGTTCCGGGTTGCTCGCCTCTCAAGCGGCCCGTAGCTTCGCTGGCGATGCCTTTCTCCTTTGGTGACCGGCACGAGCCATGGATGGCCGCGGCAGCCCCGACGTCGAGAGCGGTGCCGTCGCCGCTTGCCGAACCTGCTTCTGCTCCGGTTCCCGACAGCTGGCAGGGACGCGTTGCGGTCGTCACCGGCGGGGCGACCGGTCTCGGGCGCACCATCGCGATGGAGTTTGCCCGCCACGGTTGCAAGGTCGCCTTCTGCTGGTACGAGATGGACGGCCGCGATGTCGAAGCGAGCGCGCTGCTGACCGAGACGACACTGTCGGCGATGGGAGTCGACGTGCACGCCGCCCGCTGCGACGTCCGGGACCGGACCCAGGTCGAGCGATTCATCGCCGGCGTGCGGCGGAAATTCGGCGCGATCCACTATCTCGTCAACAACGCCGGCATCGCCCACGACGGGGCGCTCTGGCGCCTGACCTCCTCAGCCTGGAATG contains the following coding sequences:
- a CDS encoding SDR family NAD(P)-dependent oxidoreductase, translating into MPFSFGDRHEPWMAAAAPTSRAVPSPLAEPASAPVPDSWQGRVAVVTGGATGLGRTIAMEFARHGCKVAFCWYEMDGRDVEASALLTETTLSAMGVDVHAARCDVRDRTQVERFIAGVRRKFGAIHYLVNNAGIAHDGALWRLTSSAWNAVLETNVTGAFHCLAACSPHFRGQHWGKVINVSAHQATRPGFGVASYAASKAALEGLTRAAAVELGPSNVNVNAVAPGFIRTERLDQLPRDLIERTRKRAVLGRLAEPDDIAQVILFLCSEAARHITGQTIVVDGGLSLE